One genomic segment of Streptomyces liangshanensis includes these proteins:
- a CDS encoding TrmB family transcriptional regulator: protein MELNVLGLTDETEHVYKVLVGLPRATASEIADACGRPASAVGKLLSGLVKDGLATRSAGRPPRFTAVSPDVAVTALIQEREHRLDEARSLVERLTQTHREAARISHPDLAVELLSDRDDISAAVRRLTAGARREVRAFDRPPYVDRPGSNLDAQVQRQRTGVVHRVIYDREAVGWPGRLDNDIVPSIRTGEQARVRNELPLKLVLSDDRAAIIPFSLAPGGQSVAYLIHPSPMLVALSALFEAQWDRALPLLAVDVPHVPESAPPKPGPETRALLALLAAGLTDAAIARAQGWSERTTQRRIHRLMTELDATTRFQASLTAARRGWL, encoded by the coding sequence ATGGAACTTAACGTCCTGGGACTCACGGACGAAACAGAACACGTCTACAAGGTGCTGGTCGGGCTGCCCCGGGCCACCGCCTCGGAGATCGCCGACGCGTGCGGCCGGCCCGCGTCCGCCGTCGGGAAGCTGCTGTCCGGGCTGGTCAAGGACGGTCTCGCGACCCGCTCGGCGGGCCGCCCGCCCCGCTTCACCGCGGTGTCCCCGGACGTCGCGGTCACCGCGCTGATCCAGGAGCGCGAGCACCGGCTCGACGAGGCGCGGTCGTTGGTGGAACGGCTCACCCAGACGCACCGGGAGGCGGCCAGGATCAGCCATCCGGACCTGGCGGTGGAGCTGCTCTCCGACCGCGACGACATCAGCGCCGCGGTCCGCCGGCTGACGGCGGGGGCGCGGCGCGAGGTGCGGGCGTTCGACCGCCCGCCGTACGTGGACCGGCCCGGCAGCAACCTCGACGCCCAGGTCCAGCGGCAACGGACCGGTGTGGTGCACCGGGTGATCTACGACCGGGAGGCGGTGGGGTGGCCGGGGCGGCTCGACAACGACATCGTGCCGAGCATCCGTACGGGCGAACAGGCGCGGGTACGCAACGAGTTGCCTCTGAAGCTGGTGCTGAGCGACGACCGGGCGGCGATCATCCCGTTCAGCCTGGCGCCGGGCGGCCAGTCCGTGGCGTACCTGATCCATCCGTCACCGATGCTGGTGGCGCTGTCGGCGCTCTTCGAGGCCCAATGGGACCGGGCGCTCCCGCTGTTGGCGGTGGACGTGCCGCACGTCCCCGAAAGCGCCCCGCCGAAGCCCGGCCCGGAGACCCGCGCCCTGCTGGCGCTGCTGGCGGCGGGGCTCACGGACGCGGCGATAGCCCGCGCGCAGGGCTGGAGCGAACGCACGACACAGCGCCGCATCCACCGCCTGATGACAGAACTGGACGCCACCACCCGCTTCCAGGCCAGCCTGACGGCAGCCCGGCGGGGGTGGCTCTGA